The proteins below come from a single Chryseobacterium bernardetii genomic window:
- a CDS encoding MvdC/MvdD family ATP grasp protein has translation MILCITHSQDFYTIDRFFQYLSSKNIPYFRLNSDQLNHLQKISISEDSFQITGEDGKSVSSNDITGVWNRKIWRISVPEELDQEYEKIFLNEYAHLRYNLFTQLQHLPWINPYENEKKVDGNKMFQLKVAKRNHLTIPPTVFTNDEEKVKAFFEEHCSGKAIAKLHGVIRKTMSGENLISTMVIEQETLENLSGMIYCPMIFQPYINKEYELRIMYVDGEFYTGKINNSENADWRVSHKDYFWTAYELPADIRTNLTSMMKEMGLYTGAIDMIRGKDGKYYFLEVNPQGEWGMLQKELGFPIAERIADNLIKRINIHE, from the coding sequence ATGATTCTCTGTATTACCCACTCACAGGATTTTTATACTATTGATCGTTTTTTTCAGTATCTTTCTTCTAAAAATATTCCTTATTTCAGACTGAATTCTGATCAGTTGAATCATCTACAGAAAATCAGCATCAGTGAAGATTCATTCCAGATTACTGGTGAAGATGGGAAATCTGTCAGTTCCAATGATATTACAGGAGTATGGAATAGAAAAATATGGCGGATAAGCGTCCCTGAGGAATTGGATCAGGAATACGAAAAAATATTCCTGAATGAATATGCCCATCTCCGCTACAATCTGTTTACCCAACTGCAGCATCTTCCATGGATTAATCCTTACGAAAATGAAAAGAAAGTTGATGGAAATAAAATGTTTCAGCTGAAAGTAGCGAAACGAAATCATCTGACGATTCCCCCTACTGTTTTTACCAACGATGAAGAGAAAGTAAAAGCTTTTTTTGAAGAGCATTGCTCAGGAAAAGCTATTGCTAAACTTCACGGAGTAATCCGTAAAACAATGAGTGGTGAAAACCTGATTTCCACAATGGTAATAGAGCAGGAAACGCTGGAGAACCTTTCGGGTATGATCTATTGTCCTATGATTTTTCAACCTTATATAAATAAAGAATATGAACTGAGGATTATGTATGTAGACGGGGAATTTTATACGGGAAAGATCAACAACAGTGAAAATGCAGACTGGAGGGTGAGCCATAAAGACTATTTCTGGACAGCTTATGAACTGCCTGCCGATATCAGAACCAATCTGACGTCTATGATGAAGGAAATGGGATTGTATACGGGAGCTATTGATATGATCCGTGGTAAAGATGGGAAGTATTATTTTCTGGAAGTCAATCCGCAGGGAGAGTGGGGAATGCTGCAAAAAGAACTGGGATTTCCCATTGCAGAAAGAATTGCCGATAACCTTATTAAAAGAATCAATATCCATGAATAA
- a CDS encoding microviridin/marinostatin family tricyclic proteinase inhibitor, translating to MKDKNSKKKPFFASFLEKQLKDPETVKGGTDITIPERDAVTKPTLDGVTSKLTDMDHTMKYPSDGDDDTAEL from the coding sequence ATGAAAGACAAAAACTCAAAAAAGAAACCGTTTTTCGCGTCATTTCTTGAAAAACAACTTAAAGATCCGGAAACAGTGAAAGGAGGAACTGATATTACAATTCCTGAGAGAGACGCTGTTACAAAGCCTACTTTGGATGGTGTAACATCTAAGTTAACCGATATGGATCATACCATGAAATATCCTTCTGATGGGGATGATGATACCGCTGAACTATAA
- a CDS encoding alpha/beta fold hydrolase, producing MEILNSKIFGESSAATPLLVFHGLFGMLDNWGSFGKDLGEYLPVHLIDLRNHGRSFHSDDMSHDDLADDIARYMEHYGIQKAHVLGHSLGGKAVMQFAIKYPEKVEKLIVVDISPKAYPPHHQGIIKALETVDFNTVSSRNEVEAILSQYIPEKSTIQFLTKNLYWDDNKKLNWRFNLKTLSEKYNEFVSNAVKFGVFEGETLFIAGEKSNYILPQDEYGIKQQFPKAKIVTVKNAGHWVQAENPVDFAIVVKQFLGLD from the coding sequence ATGGAAATCTTAAATTCAAAAATATTTGGCGAAAGTTCTGCCGCTACGCCGCTTTTAGTATTCCACGGATTGTTTGGGATGCTTGATAACTGGGGAAGTTTCGGAAAAGATCTTGGAGAATATCTTCCGGTACACCTTATAGATCTTAGAAATCATGGAAGAAGTTTTCATTCCGATGATATGTCTCACGATGATCTTGCTGATGACATTGCCCGTTATATGGAACATTATGGTATTCAGAAAGCGCATGTTCTAGGACATTCTCTGGGAGGGAAAGCTGTGATGCAGTTTGCTATAAAATATCCTGAAAAAGTAGAAAAGCTGATTGTGGTTGATATTTCACCCAAAGCTTACCCACCACATCATCAGGGAATCATCAAGGCCCTTGAAACGGTGGATTTTAATACCGTAAGCTCAAGGAATGAGGTGGAAGCTATTTTGAGTCAGTATATCCCTGAAAAATCAACAATACAGTTTTTAACGAAGAACCTGTACTGGGATGATAATAAAAAGCTGAACTGGAGGTTTAACCTTAAAACGCTGTCTGAAAAGTATAATGAATTTGTTTCCAATGCTGTGAAATTTGGCGTTTTTGAAGGGGAAACCCTGTTTATTGCGGGGGAAAAATCTAATTACATCCTGCCGCAGGATGAATATGGAATCAAACAGCAGTTTCCAAAAGCTAAGATTGTAACCGTTAAAAATGCAGGCCATTGGGTTCAGGCTGAAAACCCTGTTGATTTTGCTATTGTTGTTAAGCAATTCCTTGGTTTGGATTAA
- a CDS encoding pyridoxine 5'-phosphate synthase gives MTKLSVNINKIATLRNARGGETPSVTEAAIKIQEFGGQGITIHPRPDERHITRKDVYDLKPLVTTEFNIEGNPHQSFIDMVLDVKPEQVTLVPDADDAITSNAGWDTKKHQDYLTEIIAEFKNAGIRTSIFLDPLPELVEYAAKTGADRIELYTEAYAKNYLSNKEQAIKPYYDTAVAANEFGLGINAGHDLSLENLKYFADTIPNLLEVSIGHALISEALYMGLENTVQSYLKRLAKW, from the coding sequence ATGACAAAACTAAGCGTAAACATCAATAAGATTGCGACATTAAGAAATGCAAGAGGAGGTGAAACACCAAGTGTGACAGAAGCCGCTATAAAGATTCAGGAATTCGGGGGACAGGGAATTACGATTCACCCAAGGCCGGATGAAAGGCACATTACAAGAAAGGATGTCTATGATCTGAAACCATTGGTGACGACTGAGTTTAATATTGAAGGAAATCCGCATCAGTCTTTTATTGATATGGTATTGGATGTAAAGCCTGAGCAGGTAACGCTGGTTCCGGATGCAGATGATGCTATTACGTCCAATGCTGGTTGGGATACTAAAAAACACCAGGATTACCTTACGGAAATCATCGCAGAATTTAAAAATGCAGGTATTCGTACATCTATCTTTCTTGATCCCCTACCGGAACTGGTAGAATATGCCGCAAAAACCGGAGCAGATAGAATTGAGCTTTATACGGAAGCTTATGCAAAAAACTACTTATCCAATAAAGAGCAGGCTATCAAACCTTATTATGATACCGCTGTTGCTGCTAATGAATTTGGTTTAGGAATTAATGCAGGACATGATCTGAGCCTTGAAAACCTGAAGTATTTTGCAGATACTATTCCAAATCTGTTAGAAGTATCCATCGGACATGCCTTGATCTCTGAAGCGTTATACATGGGCTTAGAAAATACAGTTCAGTCTTATTTGAAGAGATTGGCGAAATGGTAA